One Acidobacteriota bacterium genomic region harbors:
- a CDS encoding 2-isopropylmalate synthase — protein sequence MSERIAIFDTTLRDGEQSPGCSMNLEEKLRMARQLDALGVDVIEAGFAIASDDDFAAIREVAKQCRRPIIASLCRTTPEDIERAWEALADAAHPRIHTFVATSDIHLQYKLQKTREEVLEMSRAAVRLAKSFTDDVEYSAEDATRTDLDYLCEVIEAVIDEGATVVNIPDTVGYTIPSEYRHIISALKQRVRNIDRAVISVHCHNDLGLGVANSLAAISAGARQIECTINGIGERAGNASLEEIVMALRVRKDLMPYENSVVTEELYRSSQTLSNITGVHVQPNKAVVGKNAFAHEAGIHQHGMLKNRTTYEIMTPESIGVKTNSLVLGKHSGRHALKAKYEEMGYNLARPELDKAYKLFTKLADQKKDIFEEDLMAILQDGIASIPERYKLRNLQATAGTSTLSTALVTLNDTTADEDRTQTAAGDGPVNAVYSAIDKVIGIDGTLLDYTVRSITRGTDAVGEVFVHVEFGGTSYTGKAASTDVIDASARAYLNAVNKALYAKERRKTVSSEQLAIGS from the coding sequence ATGAGCGAACGAATAGCAATCTTCGATACGACCTTGCGCGACGGTGAGCAATCGCCCGGTTGCAGCATGAATTTGGAAGAGAAATTGCGCATGGCGCGCCAACTGGATGCGCTCGGCGTGGATGTCATTGAAGCCGGCTTTGCGATTGCTTCGGACGATGATTTCGCCGCCATTCGCGAAGTCGCCAAGCAATGCCGGCGTCCGATCATCGCTTCGCTTTGCCGCACGACGCCAGAAGACATCGAACGTGCGTGGGAAGCACTGGCGGATGCCGCGCATCCGCGCATTCATACATTTGTGGCGACGTCCGACATTCATCTGCAATACAAGTTGCAGAAAACTCGTGAAGAAGTCTTAGAAATGTCGCGCGCGGCGGTGCGGTTGGCCAAAAGCTTTACCGACGATGTCGAGTATTCCGCCGAAGACGCGACGCGCACCGATCTCGATTATTTGTGCGAGGTAATCGAAGCTGTGATTGATGAAGGCGCAACGGTCGTCAACATTCCAGATACGGTCGGCTATACGATTCCCAGCGAATATCGCCACATCATCTCAGCGCTCAAACAGCGCGTGCGTAACATTGACCGCGCCGTCATCAGCGTCCATTGCCACAACGATCTCGGTTTGGGCGTAGCCAATTCACTGGCTGCGATTTCAGCCGGCGCGCGCCAAATCGAATGCACAATTAATGGCATCGGGGAACGCGCCGGGAACGCTTCGCTGGAAGAAATCGTGATGGCGCTGCGCGTGCGCAAAGATTTGATGCCGTATGAAAACAGCGTCGTCACCGAAGAGCTATACCGTTCGAGCCAGACGCTATCGAACATTACAGGTGTGCACGTACAGCCGAACAAAGCCGTCGTCGGCAAGAACGCTTTCGCACACGAAGCGGGCATTCACCAGCACGGCATGCTCAAAAACCGCACCACCTACGAAATCATGACGCCCGAATCCATCGGCGTGAAAACCAACAGCCTGGTGCTAGGCAAACATTCAGGCCGTCATGCGTTGAAGGCGAAATACGAAGAGATGGGTTACAACCTGGCGCGGCCTGAACTCGACAAGGCGTATAAGCTGTTCACCAAGCTGGCCGATCAGAAGAAAGATATTTTCGAGGAAGACTTGATGGCGATCTTGCAAGACGGCATCGCCTCGATCCCCGAACGTTACAAGCTGCGCAACCTGCAAGCGACCGCCGGCACTTCAACGCTGTCCACCGCGCTAGTCACGCTTAACGATACAACGGCGGATGAAGACCGCACGCAGACCGCCGCAGGCGATGGACCGGTCAACGCCGTCTACTCGGCCATAGACAAAGTCATTGGCATAGATGGCACGCTGCTCGATTACACCGTGCGTTCGATCACGCGCGGCACCGATGCAGTCGGCGAAGTATTTGTTCACGTCGAATTCGGCGGCACTTCTTATACGGGCAAGGCCGCCAGCACGGACGTCATTGACGCCAGCGCGCGCGCTTATCTGAACGCCGTCAATAAAGCACTTTACGCAAAGGAAAGAAGGAAGACAGTTAGTAGTGAACAGTTGGCAATCGGCAGTTAA
- a CDS encoding type II toxin-antitoxin system HigB family toxin, which produces MRIVSRKMLRAFWERQPDARQPLEDWYRITKNANWSNLAETRGNFAHADLAGNCTIFNIGGNKYRLITKINFRWKMVYIRFVLTHAEYDRGGYANDCAS; this is translated from the coding sequence ATGCGAATCGTCAGCCGGAAGATGTTGCGCGCATTTTGGGAACGCCAGCCGGATGCTCGCCAGCCGTTGGAAGACTGGTATCGCATCACCAAAAATGCGAACTGGTCGAATCTGGCGGAAACACGCGGCAATTTTGCGCACGCTGATCTGGCGGGGAATTGCACTATCTTCAACATCGGCGGGAACAAATACCGGCTCATTACGAAAATCAATTTCCGTTGGAAGATGGTCTATATTCGTTTCGTGCTAACGCACGCAGAATATGACCGGGGAGGTTACGCCAATGACTGCGCCAGCTAA
- a CDS encoding 3-isopropylmalate dehydratase large subunit, with translation MGMTITEKILAAHSGRDSVVPGEIVNATLDLIVCHDVTTPPAVQMLRKLGINKVKDPSKILVTPDHFVPNKDIKSAELSKYLREWRIEQGIERYYEIGNHGICHAIAPEQGHVLPGQTIVCGDSHTTTMGALGTFASGVGSTDLAAALATGELWFKVPESMLFELKGTLPRGVYSKDIILYIISKIGVDGARYRAMEYRGDGLKSLTMEARFTITNMAIEAGGKSGIMPADEIAEEYVKARTSEPYTIYGSDDDAVYSDRYTINLSELEPIVALPSLPSNGRFIGEVGKVKMDQVYIGSCTNGRIEDLRIAAGILKGQKVADGTRAIVVPATTEVWKMAMREGLLEIFADAGCVVSTATCGACLGGHMGVLGADETCLSTTNRNFVGRMGSPQSKVYLASPATAAATAITGVITDPREFLD, from the coding sequence ATGGGAATGACAATCACCGAAAAAATCCTCGCCGCACACAGCGGACGCGATTCGGTCGTGCCGGGCGAGATCGTCAATGCCACGCTCGATCTGATCGTTTGCCACGACGTGACGACGCCGCCCGCCGTGCAAATGCTGCGCAAGCTCGGCATCAACAAGGTCAAAGACCCATCGAAGATTCTGGTTACGCCAGATCACTTCGTGCCGAACAAGGACATCAAGTCTGCCGAGCTTTCCAAATACCTGCGCGAATGGCGCATCGAACAAGGCATTGAGCGTTACTACGAAATCGGCAACCACGGCATCTGCCACGCCATCGCGCCCGAACAAGGGCACGTGCTGCCCGGGCAAACCATCGTCTGCGGCGATTCGCACACGACGACGATGGGCGCGCTCGGCACGTTTGCGTCCGGTGTCGGTTCGACTGATTTGGCGGCGGCGCTGGCGACGGGCGAGTTGTGGTTCAAGGTGCCCGAATCAATGCTCTTTGAATTGAAAGGCACGTTGCCGCGCGGTGTTTATTCCAAAGACATCATTCTCTACATCATCTCGAAGATCGGCGTGGACGGCGCGCGCTACCGGGCAATGGAATATCGCGGCGACGGGCTGAAATCGCTGACGATGGAAGCACGTTTCACCATCACCAACATGGCCATCGAAGCCGGTGGCAAGAGCGGCATCATGCCCGCCGACGAGATTGCTGAAGAATACGTCAAGGCCCGCACGAGCGAACCCTATACGATTTATGGTTCGGACGATGACGCCGTCTATTCGGATCGCTACACGATCAATCTTTCGGAGCTTGAACCCATCGTCGCGCTGCCTTCATTACCCTCGAATGGCCGCTTTATCGGCGAAGTCGGCAAGGTCAAGATGGATCAGGTTTACATCGGTTCCTGCACCAATGGGCGCATCGAAGACCTGCGCATCGCGGCGGGGATTTTGAAAGGTCAGAAGGTGGCCGACGGCACGCGCGCCATCGTCGTCCCGGCGACAACCGAAGTCTGGAAGATGGCGATGCGTGAAGGCTTGTTAGAAATCTTCGCCGACGCGGGTTGTGTCGTTTCAACAGCCACCTGCGGCGCGTGCCTGGGCGGTCACATGGGTGTGCTGGGTGCGGATGAGACCTGTCTCTCGACGACTAACCGCAATTTCGTCGGACGCATGGGCAGCCCGCAATCGAAGGTTTATTTGGCGAGTCCGGCAACGGCAGCGGCGACGGCGATCACGGGCGTGATTACTGATCCGCGCGAGTTTTTGGATTAG
- a CDS encoding sulfite exporter TauE/SafE family protein, whose protein sequence is MTLAFETLLLLSLAIALVAFLYSSVGHAGASGYIAVMTLFGLTAGVIKPAALVLNILVACLAAWQFWRAGHFEWPLFWPFAMLAVPCAFLGGYLNLPAHLFKILVGLVLLFTAARFLVKPQADDEARLHPPAKPAALAVGAGIGLLSGLTGTGGGIFLSPVLIFMRWTRTKTAAATSALFILLNSVAGLLGNIASTRQLPLFTLPLVIAALAGGAGGAYLGSRHFSADFIKKLLAIVLLIAGAKLLFT, encoded by the coding sequence ATGACGCTGGCTTTTGAAACGTTGTTGCTGCTCAGTCTGGCGATTGCGCTGGTGGCCTTCTTGTATTCCTCGGTCGGTCACGCGGGTGCCTCGGGGTACATCGCGGTGATGACCTTGTTCGGGCTGACGGCAGGCGTGATCAAGCCCGCCGCCCTCGTGCTGAACATCCTGGTGGCCTGTCTGGCGGCCTGGCAATTCTGGCGCGCGGGGCATTTTGAATGGCCGCTGTTCTGGCCATTCGCCATGCTGGCGGTGCCGTGCGCGTTTCTGGGTGGATACCTCAACCTGCCCGCACACCTTTTCAAAATCCTGGTCGGATTGGTGCTGCTCTTTACCGCCGCGCGCTTCCTGGTGAAACCGCAAGCGGATGATGAAGCGCGCTTGCACCCACCGGCCAAACCGGCAGCGCTGGCGGTTGGCGCGGGCATCGGTTTGTTATCGGGATTGACCGGCACGGGCGGCGGCATTTTTCTTTCGCCAGTGTTGATCTTTATGCGCTGGACGCGCACCAAAACAGCGGCGGCGACTTCAGCGCTGTTCATCCTGCTCAACTCCGTTGCCGGATTGCTCGGCAACATCGCCAGCACGCGGCAATTGCCGCTGTTCACTCTGCCATTGGTAATTGCGGCATTGGCAGGCGGAGCGGGCGGCGCATATTTGGGTAGCCGCCATTTTTCGGCGGACTTCATCAAAAAGCTGCTGGCGATTGTGCTGTTGATTGCGGGCGCAAAGCTATTGTTCACTTAA
- the leuB gene encoding 3-isopropylmalate dehydrogenase: MNYRITVLPGDGIGVEVAHEAVELLKTVAQTFGQEFEFQTRLIGGAALDAVGVPLPDETLRDCQASDAVLLGAVGGPQYDNNPPKLKPETGLLALRNGLGVFANLRPALLHDPLIDASPLKPEIVRGTDMIIVRELLGGAYFGQPRGVDDERGWNTMAYTAPEVERIARVAFELARGRKKKLHSIDKANVLESSQLWRKVVIRVAQDYPDVTLEHGYVDSCAMALVMRPTAYDVIVTENLFGDILSDEASVLTGSLGMLPSASIGGKVGLYEPVHGSAPDIAGKGIANPLGMIASIALMLRYSFKLEAAAAAVEKAISDTLAEGYGTPDLKSQAKQIKTSEMGALIRQKVAAAN; the protein is encoded by the coding sequence ATGAATTACCGAATCACCGTGCTCCCTGGCGACGGCATCGGCGTGGAAGTCGCGCACGAAGCAGTCGAACTGCTCAAAACCGTCGCTCAAACCTTCGGGCAGGAATTTGAATTTCAAACGCGCCTGATCGGCGGCGCAGCGCTCGATGCCGTGGGCGTGCCCTTGCCCGACGAGACGTTGCGCGATTGCCAGGCCAGCGATGCCGTATTGCTCGGCGCCGTCGGTGGCCCGCAATACGACAACAATCCGCCCAAGCTGAAACCGGAAACGGGCTTGCTGGCATTGCGCAATGGCTTGGGCGTCTTCGCCAATCTGCGACCCGCGTTGTTGCACGATCCGTTGATTGACGCTTCGCCGCTGAAACCGGAAATCGTGCGCGGCACCGATATGATCATCGTGCGTGAATTGCTGGGCGGCGCGTATTTCGGCCAACCGCGCGGCGTGGATGACGAACGTGGCTGGAACACGATGGCGTACACCGCGCCCGAAGTTGAACGCATTGCGCGCGTGGCATTCGAGTTGGCACGTGGACGCAAAAAGAAGCTGCATTCGATTGACAAGGCCAACGTGCTGGAAAGCTCACAACTCTGGCGCAAGGTCGTCATTCGCGTGGCGCAGGATTATCCCGATGTCACACTCGAACACGGCTACGTGGATTCGTGCGCGATGGCGCTGGTGATGCGCCCAACAGCGTATGACGTGATCGTGACCGAGAACCTGTTCGGCGACATCTTGAGCGATGAAGCCTCCGTTTTGACCGGCAGTTTGGGTATGTTGCCTTCCGCCAGCATCGGCGGCAAAGTCGGGCTGTACGAACCCGTGCATGGCAGCGCGCCCGACATTGCGGGCAAAGGCATCGCCAATCCGTTGGGGATGATTGCCTCGATTGCGCTGATGTTGCGTTACAGCTTCAAACTCGAAGCCGCCGCCGCTGCCGTTGAAAAAGCCATCAGTGACACGCTGGCCGAAGGCTACGGCACACCGGATTTGAAGAGTCAGGCCAAGCAGATCAAGACGAGTGAAATGGGCGCGCTCATTCGCCAAAAGGTCGCGGCGGCCAACTAA
- a CDS encoding transcriptional regulator: MTAPAKRINKAKYAALLSEVLPRPIQSEAENERALKVVDRLMSKGEDKLTAEEGVLLELLIQLIERFEEQHYAIPEAPSHRVLQTLMENRNLKQKDLLPIFGSKGIASEVINGKRAISKEQAKKLGEFFKLSPAAFI, translated from the coding sequence ATGACTGCGCCAGCTAAAAGAATCAACAAAGCCAAGTATGCGGCACTGCTGTCTGAAGTGTTGCCGCGCCCGATTCAGAGCGAGGCCGAGAACGAACGCGCATTAAAAGTGGTGGACAGGCTGATGTCCAAGGGCGAAGACAAACTGACAGCGGAAGAAGGCGTGTTGCTGGAACTGCTTATCCAGTTAATCGAGCGTTTTGAAGAACAGCATTACGCCATACCGGAAGCGCCGAGCCATCGCGTGCTGCAAACATTGATGGAAAATCGCAACCTGAAGCAGAAAGATTTGCTGCCCATCTTTGGCTCGAAAGGGATCGCCTCGGAAGTTATCAACGGCAAACGCGCTATCAGCAAAGAGCAGGCCAAGAAACTAGGAGAGTTTTTCAAGCTCTCGCCAGCCGCGTTTATTTAA
- the bshC gene encoding bacillithiol biosynthesis cysteine-adding enzyme BshC, whose translation MTDTAISFGAIPKISQLYKDYLYDFDRVAHFYEEEGRDVASLVARAARVAAQPFARDTVADVLAEQNRAAGAGAATFANIERLRQADSVVVITGQQAGLFAGPLYTVFKALTAIKLAEKLRAEGVNAVPMFWIAAEDHDFEEVNHTRLVNREGHLTTITYTACSPKEGKPVGHVKLAAGISENIEQLLAALPESEFIPQIAADLRASYQAGDNFAAAFGKLMMRWLNKFGVVLINPLDDRLKHVAGEIYTNAFARSPEFAAQLVNESAALEAAGYHAQVFTSREAVPLFMLDDGRRTALVRRDDGRFHLKNGEKSFAADELLDTVTRCPNCFSPNVTLRPIVQDYLLPTVAYIGGPAEIAYFAQLRPNYTLLGRVPPVVLPRASFTLIEKRHAKTLNKYHLNFTDLFSGLEEVRRRVIEEGMDATTADVFAETERLFETQLEKLRAALVAVDPTLADALKGGHDKILYQLQNLRTRFINNRGKRDETALQQLERLFAVLYPNKGLQERELNFTYFLARYGYELIDRLYEEVDLASHDHRLVYL comes from the coding sequence ATGACCGACACTGCCATCAGCTTTGGCGCCATTCCGAAAATCTCGCAGCTTTACAAAGACTATCTCTACGACTTCGACCGCGTTGCGCACTTTTATGAAGAAGAAGGCCGCGATGTGGCCTCGCTGGTGGCACGGGCCGCGCGTGTGGCGGCACAACCCTTTGCGCGCGACACCGTCGCCGACGTGCTGGCCGAACAGAATCGCGCGGCAGGCGCAGGCGCGGCGACCTTCGCCAACATCGAACGGCTGCGCCAAGCCGATTCCGTCGTCGTCATCACCGGACAACAGGCGGGCCTCTTCGCCGGGCCGCTTTACACCGTGTTCAAAGCGCTGACCGCCATCAAGCTGGCCGAAAAGCTGCGCGCGGAAGGCGTCAACGCGGTGCCGATGTTCTGGATTGCCGCCGAAGATCACGACTTTGAAGAGGTCAATCACACGCGGTTAGTCAATCGCGAAGGCCACCTGACTACGATCACTTACACCGCCTGTTCACCCAAAGAAGGTAAGCCGGTCGGCCACGTCAAACTGGCCGCAGGCATCAGCGAAAACATCGAGCAATTGTTGGCTGCGCTGCCCGAATCGGAATTCATCCCGCAAATCGCCGCTGACTTGCGCGCGTCGTATCAAGCCGGAGACAACTTCGCCGCCGCGTTTGGCAAGCTGATGATGCGCTGGTTGAATAAGTTCGGCGTGGTGCTCATCAATCCGCTGGATGACCGGCTGAAACATGTCGCGGGCGAGATTTACACCAATGCCTTTGCCCGCTCACCCGAATTCGCCGCGCAATTGGTCAATGAGAGTGCCGCGCTCGAAGCCGCCGGCTATCACGCCCAGGTGTTCACCAGCCGCGAAGCCGTGCCGCTGTTTATGCTCGACGATGGCCGCCGCACCGCGTTGGTGCGCCGCGATGACGGGCGCTTTCATCTCAAAAACGGCGAGAAGAGTTTTGCGGCGGATGAGTTGCTTGATACCGTCACGCGCTGTCCGAACTGTTTCAGCCCCAATGTCACGCTGCGCCCGATTGTGCAGGATTATCTTTTGCCCACGGTTGCTTACATCGGCGGCCCGGCGGAGATCGCCTACTTCGCGCAACTGCGTCCGAATTACACGCTGCTGGGCCGCGTCCCGCCCGTCGTGCTGCCCCGCGCCAGCTTCACGCTGATCGAGAAACGCCACGCCAAGACGCTGAACAAATATCACCTCAATTTCACCGACCTGTTCAGCGGCCTGGAAGAAGTGCGCCGCCGCGTCATCGAAGAAGGCATGGACGCCACGACTGCCGACGTCTTTGCCGAAACCGAGCGGCTGTTTGAAACGCAATTGGAAAAGCTGCGCGCCGCGCTCGTCGCGGTTGATCCAACACTGGCCGATGCCTTGAAAGGCGGCCACGACAAGATTCTTTATCAACTGCAAAACCTACGCACACGCTTCATCAACAATCGCGGCAAACGCGATGAAACGGCGCTGCAACAGCTTGAACGCCTCTTCGCCGTGCTCTATCCGAACAAAGGCTTGCAGGAACGCGAACTCAATTTCACCTACTTCCTGGCACGCTATGGTTACGAGTTGATTGACCGGTTGTATGAGGAAGTTGATCTAGCCTCGCACGATCACCGGCTGGTTTACCTGTAA
- a CDS encoding LysR family transcriptional regulator, translating to MDLSQLEIFLSIAEEKSFSRAAERMHRTQPAISIALKRLEEELGESLFDRSSKSGTLTEAGRILFSYAQRMINLRDEAREAVGELRGMYRGRLTIGANESTSLYLLPPLLLEYRKQNPNIKIEVYRNVSERIPNEVLERNLDFGFLSYDPLNPSLQSFEIYRDELVLVVPPKHALAKRKGVTVRDLAGEQFVAHNVKTPARTRIFELFAQNRTPLNICVELATLDTIKDFVLRGVGLAILPRMSVQAELEAGTLVEVPVNGMKIEKPLRLVYRREQSLSHAAKSFLEIVKNRK from the coding sequence TTGGATTTATCGCAACTGGAAATCTTCTTGAGCATCGCCGAAGAGAAAAGCTTTTCGCGTGCGGCGGAGCGTATGCACCGCACGCAGCCGGCCATCAGCATTGCCCTCAAACGGCTGGAAGAGGAATTGGGCGAATCGTTGTTTGACCGCAGCAGCAAATCGGGCACGTTGACCGAAGCGGGTCGGATTCTGTTTTCTTATGCGCAACGCATGATCAATCTGCGTGACGAAGCGCGCGAAGCCGTTGGCGAATTGCGCGGCATGTATCGGGGGCGGTTGACCATTGGCGCGAATGAGAGCACGTCGCTGTATCTGTTGCCGCCGCTCTTGCTCGAATACCGCAAGCAGAACCCGAACATCAAGATCGAGGTTTACCGCAACGTCTCTGAGCGCATTCCCAACGAAGTGCTGGAACGCAATCTGGACTTCGGCTTTCTCTCTTACGATCCGCTGAATCCGTCGCTACAATCCTTTGAGATTTACCGTGATGAATTGGTTCTGGTCGTGCCGCCGAAACATGCGCTGGCCAAACGCAAAGGCGTGACGGTGCGCGATCTGGCGGGTGAGCAATTCGTCGCCCACAACGTCAAAACGCCCGCGCGCACACGCATCTTTGAACTCTTTGCCCAAAACCGCACGCCGCTCAATATCTGTGTCGAACTCGCCACGCTCGACACGATCAAAGATTTCGTCTTGCGTGGGGTTGGTTTGGCAATTCTGCCGCGCATGTCCGTTCAGGCTGAATTAGAGGCGGGAACCCTGGTCGAAGTACCGGTCAATGGAATGAAGATCGAGAAGCCCTTGCGGTTGGTTTACCGCCGTGAGCAGAGTCTGTCGCACGCGGCGAAATCGTTTTTGGAGATCGTGAAGAATCGCAAGTAA
- a CDS encoding 3-isopropylmalate dehydratase small subunit has translation MPELPTNLKGTAHVYERAHINTDEIIPARYLNEHQEAVLAKSAMEDIDPDFVKRVKPGDFIIAGDDFGCGSSREHAVWALRGAGIKVVVANSFARIFFRNAINNGFLAIECADVCEGTQTGDEVELDLLAGRLRNLTRGTEKTFVPISDFARELIEDGGLLPHIQKKAAGAA, from the coding sequence ATGCCTGAATTACCAACCAATCTGAAAGGCACCGCGCACGTTTACGAACGCGCGCACATCAACACCGACGAGATCATTCCGGCACGCTACCTGAACGAACATCAGGAAGCCGTGCTGGCCAAATCCGCGATGGAAGACATTGACCCGGACTTCGTCAAGCGCGTCAAACCGGGCGATTTCATTATCGCGGGCGACGATTTCGGCTGCGGCTCTTCGCGCGAACACGCTGTCTGGGCCTTACGTGGCGCGGGCATCAAGGTCGTCGTGGCGAACAGCTTCGCGCGCATCTTCTTCCGCAATGCGATCAACAACGGCTTTCTCGCCATCGAATGCGCGGATGTCTGTGAGGGCACGCAGACGGGCGATGAAGTCGAACTCGACCTGCTGGCCGGGCGCTTGCGCAACCTGACACGCGGGACAGAAAAGACCTTCGTGCCGATCAGCGATTTTGCACGCGAATTGATTGAGGACGGCGGCTTGCTGCCGCACATCCAGAAGAAAGCGGCAGGTGCGGCCTGA
- a CDS encoding glycosyltransferase family 39 protein gives MRKAPFFATFALLLLTVSILSARRQSVTSDETNHVPAGYSYLKWGDFRANPEHPPFIKQFAALPLLWLNPEMSKVAPYWMEMGKGLIGPRHSDELLFGYEFLYQQNAGDRLVFWARIPIILLALLLGCGVGWWAWQLYGWQAGVTALLLYLLLPDLLAHGQLVTTDLGVSCFLFFSVYAFVRLLARANWQNVLLCGGLVGLALVTKFSAVLVFPMLALLALVFAFAPEKLVLKLPRRAEQVLTSPREKLWACAGLLAVIVAISTLVIWADYGFRYRLSPDPFVSMRLDWNRHWAQGGLLREAMHSAQNAQLLPEGYLFGFLEMLESIKGRQAFLLGQHSNTGWWYYFLVTFLVKTPLPLLILIGLGAVFIRRYGAGWWLETSLLLPVAIYWAVTLGSKINIGNRHLLPIYPFLIVFAAKAARAFAEPQQRFLKAALLLLLGWNLVETVRVYPHFLTYFNQIAGGSAGGYNWLVDSNLDWGQGLKELAKYRQAHPAEPFYFSYFGSADPAIYGIQAKYLPGFNPIALAEPEKTARFNEVPSGATVAVSATMLQGVLLNDQIAPGAGSFMQKLKLLAPEARVGNSIFIYRMP, from the coding sequence ATGAGGAAGGCTCCGTTCTTTGCAACCTTTGCCCTGCTTTTGCTGACAGTCTCGATTTTGAGCGCGCGGCGACAAAGCGTGACTTCGGATGAGACGAATCATGTGCCCGCTGGATATAGTTATTTGAAGTGGGGGGATTTTCGCGCCAATCCGGAGCATCCGCCCTTCATCAAGCAATTCGCCGCGTTGCCCTTGCTTTGGCTCAATCCGGAAATGAGCAAGGTGGCTCCTTATTGGATGGAAATGGGCAAGGGACTGATCGGGCCGCGCCATTCTGACGAACTGCTTTTCGGCTACGAATTTCTGTATCAGCAAAATGCGGGCGACCGGCTGGTCTTTTGGGCCAGAATCCCGATCATTTTGCTGGCGCTCTTGCTGGGTTGTGGCGTGGGGTGGTGGGCTTGGCAGCTTTATGGCTGGCAAGCCGGTGTCACCGCGCTGCTCTTATACCTGCTCTTGCCTGACTTGCTGGCGCACGGACAATTGGTGACCACCGATCTGGGCGTGAGTTGTTTTCTCTTTTTCAGCGTCTACGCTTTTGTGCGCTTGTTGGCGCGAGCCAACTGGCAAAACGTTTTGCTGTGCGGCGGGCTGGTGGGATTGGCACTGGTGACCAAGTTTTCTGCCGTGCTTGTGTTTCCGATGCTGGCGTTGCTGGCGCTGGTGTTCGCATTCGCGCCGGAAAAGTTAGTGCTCAAGCTGCCCCGGCGCGCGGAGCAAGTATTGACCAGCCCACGCGAAAAGCTTTGGGCCTGTGCTGGCTTGCTGGCAGTGATTGTCGCCATTAGCACGTTGGTGATCTGGGCCGATTACGGATTTCGTTATCGCCTTTCACCTGACCCGTTCGTTTCCATGCGCCTTGATTGGAATCGGCACTGGGCACAAGGCGGATTGCTGCGAGAAGCCATGCATAGCGCGCAAAATGCGCAATTGTTGCCCGAAGGTTATCTGTTCGGCTTTCTCGAAATGCTGGAATCCATTAAGGGCCGCCAGGCGTTCCTGCTGGGCCAGCATTCCAATACCGGCTGGTGGTATTACTTTTTAGTGACGTTCTTGGTCAAAACACCGCTGCCCCTGCTCATACTCATTGGCTTAGGCGCGGTGTTCATCCGGCGTTATGGCGCGGGCTGGTGGCTTGAGACAAGCTTGTTATTGCCGGTCGCGATTTATTGGGCTGTCACCTTGGGCAGCAAGATCAACATCGGCAACCGCCACCTGTTGCCGATCTATCCCTTTCTGATTGTCTTTGCGGCCAAAGCCGCGCGCGCTTTCGCCGAACCGCAACAACGCTTTTTGAAAGCCGCATTATTGTTGCTATTAGGTTGGAACCTGGTGGAAACGGTGCGCGTCTATCCGCATTTTCTGACATATTTCAATCAAATCGCGGGCGGCTCGGCGGGCGGTTATAACTGGCTGGTGGATTCCAATCTGGATTGGGGGCAAGGGCTGAAGGAACTCGCCAAATACCGCCAGGCGCACCCCGCAGAGCCGTTTTATTTTTCCTACTTCGGTTCCGCCGATCCGGCGATCTATGGCATCCAGGCCAAGTATCTGCCCGGCTTCAACCCGATTGCTTTGGCGGAGCCGGAAAAGACCGCGCGCTTCAATGAAGTCCCATCCGGCGCGACGGTCGCCGTCAGTGCCACCATGCTGCAAGGCGTCTTGCTCAATGACCAGATTGCGCCAGGCGCCGGAAGCTTCATGCAAAAACTCAAGTTGCTGGCTCCTGAAGCGCGCGTCGGCAATTCGATTTTCATCTACCGGATGCCCTAA